The sequence below is a genomic window from Photobacterium atrarenae.
CTGGTGATCATGGTCGTAGCTGGAAATACAAACGGTATCGACGTGGCGGATCCCCAACTCTCGTGCCAGGATCGCAGAAGGAACCAAACCACCGCGGCTCACTGCAATAATACCTTTCCACTGATCAGCCGGAAGCAGCTTTTCAGCCAGCTGACGTGTATACATTTGCATATTATCCCAGGTGATGACGAACTTGTTACTCATATCCGATGAACCTCTAAATCAGCAGCAGCGCCGCTGGATATTTATAAAACTGTTATAAGAAGATAATTTTAGCAAGAAACAGGGCCGAGATAGCCCAGACGCTAAGATTGACATCCCTTCCCTTGCCGCTCAGGACTTTAACCGCAGCATACGTAATAAAACCTAGGCCAATACCTTCAGCAATTGAGTATGTTAACGGCATTAACAGGCAAACGACAACTACAGGTGCCGCTTCTGTTAAGTCGCGCCAGTCTACGCTCACTAAACCGGACATCATCAGGATCGCGACATAGAACAAAGCGCCCGCAGTTGCATAGGCCGGCACCATGCCAGCCAACGGTGCAAAAAACAGCGCCAGCAGGAACATCCCCCCAACGGTGACCGCAGTCAGGCCGGTACGCCCACCCACGGCGACACCGGAGACACTCTCGACAAACGAGGTGGTATTAGAGGTGCCCAGCACAGCACCGACTGAAGTCGCCGTACTGTCTGCCAATAGCGCACGGTTCAGACGCGGCAGTTTTCCCTCTTTATCAATCAACTCAGCCTTAGTCGCAACACCGACCAGCGTACCTGCGGTATCGAACAGATCCACAAACAGGAAGGCAAAAACCACAGACACCAGACCGACTTCCAGCGCGCCATTGAAGTCCATCTGCATAAATGTCGGCGCAATGCTCGGTGGCATCGACACAATCCCGGCATATTGAATATCACCAAACGCAATGCCCATCACGGTGACGGCCAGAATGGCAATCAGGACCGCAGCCTTATAACCACGGTGCACCAAACCAATCGTCAGGAAGAAACCCAGAGATGCCATCACCGCAGGAAAGCTGGTCAAATCGCCCACGTGTACCAGGGTTGCCGGATTGTCGACCACAATTCCGGAACTTTGCAGCGCAATAAAGGCCAGGAACAGCCCGATACCGGCCGAGATCCCGGTTCGCAAAGCGGTTGGGATCGCATTAATGATCCACTCCCGAACCCGGAACACACTCAGCGCAATGAAACACAAGCCTGAGAAGAAAACCGCCGCCAGAGCGACCTGCCAGGTATGGCCCATGCCCAACACAACACTGTACGTGAAGAATGCGTTGAGTCCCATGCCCGGTGCCTGCGCAACCGGATAATTGGCGACAAAGCCCATGATAAAGCAACCCACCATCGCGGCCAGGCAGGTGGCGACAAAGACCGCCCCCTGATCCATTCCCGTGGTGGCCAACATCGTCGGGTTCACAAAGATGATATAAGCCATCGTCAGGAAGGTTGTCACACCGGCAAGCACTTCGGTTCGGACATCAGTCCCGTGCTCTTTCAGTTTGAAAATTTTCTCAAGCATTGCTCTCGGTTCCTTGGAGATAATCTGCGCTGGTTAGCATGGGCAATAGAAAACGTTTGCGTCCTCTATTTTTGGGGGGCGATTATAGTCGCCTTCATCGATAATTTCCAGCCAATCACGTAATTATCAGTAGCACGTCGAGCCAACTGGGCAAAACCACATCACTCAAAGCACGGAACTCAAAAAAGTAATTTTAAATCAGTAAATTAATCACAATAGAGTCGGTTCAACAATTGAACACATCGCTTTTTTAAGTCCGCCGCAAACGATTAATATGCACTAGGTTAATGGATAAAATAACGCTTAACACGCAATGTAATCGAATACAGCCTGAAAGCGGGCAATCTAACGATGTATCAGCAGCGGATAAAAAAAACGCCACGCCAAATCTGGCGTGGCGTAAGAATGTACTGAGTCACCCTAGCGGGTGGCCCTGAATTCTCAACAGAGTGGGGGGTGAACAATGCATCACTGTTCAGGGGTTGTGCCGGCCTACAGAAATAAGCCGACGCAATTTAAATTAGTAGCCGAAAGAGCTTGGGTACTGGAAGTTACCTGTGTACACAGAGCGGTTATTCCAATAGTTTGCAATTGAGTCAAATACTTTCATCTTTTATCACCATTTATATTAAGTAATTACAACACATTATTTCAGTGTTTCGCCATCATGGCATGACTTAATCTCGGTTCCTTGGAGGCGATATCTCGGGCTCATCCCAGAGCAGTTTACTGTGTCATTCGTCTTCAGCAGAAGATGGGAGAACTATACCCATCAAGTAATAAACTTTCAAGCATTTTCTTTAACCTCGTCACAGTTTTTATTTTTTAGTGTGATAGATCACTTTATTTTGTAACTTTATTACAATTTAATGACGATCACGTTTTTCACCAATCACGACTAAAGTGTAATCCTATCTTATTGATCTGCACCGCGGCCTCAACCTAATCTAAGCAATGATGGACCTAGAATAATAAACACAACAAGACAAAGGACTGGCTATGGGCATCATACAAAACCTCAGAGTGATCTCGATCAGCCGCCGGCTGTATTTGCTGGGCATCACCATCACCGTACTATCGCTCATCCCGCTCGTCATTTTTGCCTCCAATTATCAATCCAACATGCTGGAGCAAAAACGGATCAAAACCCGTCATTTGGTTGAGTCTGCCCACAGCCTGTTTCGCTTTTATTACGAACAGGAACAACAAGGGCTGCTCAGCCGGGAGCAGGCACAGGCGCAGGCAACCCAGGCTATTGCCGCACTGCGTTATGAAGATAAGGACTATTTCTGGATCAACGATTTAGAGCCGCGCATGGTGATGCATCCATTTAAGCCAGCCCTCAATGGCAAGCCGCTGGGCAGCTTCGCGGATCCGCACGGCAACCGACTATTTAGCGATATGGTCAAAGTAGTCAAAACGCAAGGTGCCGGCTTTGTTGACTATTATTGGGAGAAACCGGGCGCAGATATCCCGGTGGCCAAGATTTCTTACGTCAAAGGGTTTGAACCCTGGGGCTGGCTGGTCGGCTCAGGCGTCTATATCGATGATATCCAAGCCCAGTTCATCTCAGAGGTGAAAGCGCTCGGGCTGATACTGCTCGGCTTTCTGTCAGTGATGTTCGTGATGGCCTCGCTGATCGGCCGCTCGATCACCGCACCGTGCGAGGAAACCCTGGCAGCGATGACAGACATTGCCGAAGGGGATGGCGACCTCACCCTACGCCTGCCGGACCATGGCAATGATGAGCTGGGACGCCTGGCCCGTGCCTACAATACCTTTGCCGATCGGATCTGTGACATGCTCAGAGATGTCGCGCCAGTTAGTGAACACATCAGCTCGACCGCCACCCAACTCAACGCAGTGTCGCGCCAAACCGTTCACAGCGCCACCGAATCCCACACCGGAGTCGACAGCGTGACGGCGGCGATGCAACAACTCCATACCAATAACCAGCAAGTGTCCGGCTCGGCCCAACAGGCAGCTGAAGCCGCATCAATAGCCCATCAGCAAAGCGAAAACAGCATCGCGGTGGTGTCGAACTCGTCAACAGAAATGCATGCCCTGCTCCAGCTCCTCGACAATACCGACGCCAGTGCCCAAGCCCTGGCCAAAGACTCGCAAACCATCGGCTCTGTGCTCGTGGTGATCCGGGAAATTGCCGAGCAGACCAATCTTCTGGCCCTCAATGCGGCCATTGAAGCGGCCCGGGCCGGGGAGCAAGGACGCGGCTTTGCCGTGGTAGCCGATGAAGTGCGAACCCTGGCGACCCGGACCCAAAGCAGCACCAATGAAATCGAAAGCATCATTGACAGCCTACAAGCCCGGGCAACGGAAGTGAGCGAGGCACTACAGCAAACCCGGGAGCAGTCAACCAACACCGCCAGGCACTCCGAAGAGGTCGCCGACGCACTGACCGCAATTGGCCAGCAGATCCGTACCATTCGTGAGCTGAACCAGCATATAGCAGGCGCGAGCACTCAGCAGACCGAAGCCGCTGAAAATATCAATCATAACCTGCTGCAACTGGCTGAGCACAGCCAGACGACAGTTCATCAGGGCGAGCAGATTTCATCGGCCAGCGAGCAGTTACTTGCGAGCGGTCACAAACTCAATCGCCATCTGTCACATTTTAAGATTTAGCTGTCACCGTTTCAGGCACAGTGGTATCCTTGGGGCAATCGCGATAGTTTAATCTGCTAACTTATTTAGCTCATTGGCCGATAATCAGCTAGTGAATCGCTTCAGTCCAAAAGTTTATAAGGGAGACTGCTGTGTCTGAGATCAGTCAACTGTCACCGCAACCAGTGTGGCAATTCTTCGATCAAATCTGCTCAATTCCTCACCCTTCCAAACACGAAGAGCAACTTGCTCAGCACATTATCCGCTTCGCTGAAAGCGAAGGCCTGGACGTGCGTCGTGACGCGGTCGGGAACGTCTTCATCAAGAAACCTGCGACCCCGGGCATGGAAAACCGCAAAGGTGTCGTCCTGCAAGCCCATATCGATATGGTGCCGCAGAAAAATGAAGATACTGAGCATGAGTTCACCCGTGATCCGATCCAGCCGTATATTGACGGTGAATGGGTGACTGCCAAAGGCACCACCCTGGGTGCAGACAACGGTATGGGCATGGCCGCCTGTCTGGCAGTTCTGGCTGCGAAAGACATTGAACACGGCCCGCTGGAAGTGCTGCTGACCATTGATGAAGAAGCTGGCATGACAGGTGCCTTTGGCCTGGAAGCCGGTTGGCTGGAAGGCGATATCCTGCTCAACACCGACTCTGAGCAGGAAGGCGAAGTGTACATGGGCTGTGCCGGCGGCGTCGACGGTGCAATCACCCTGGACATCGCACGTGAAGGCGTGCCTAGCGATCACGCCGGCGCCAAGCTGGTGATCAAGGGGCTCAAAGGCGGCCACTCCGGCTGTGATATTCACACCGGTCGCGGCAACGCCAACAAGCTGCTGGGTCGCTTCCTGTACGCTCACGCCGATGAGTTAGGCCTGCGCCTGAATCACGTAAGCGGCGGCACCCTGCGCAATGCGATCCCGCGCGAAGCATTCGCCCAGGTTTCCCTGCCGGCAGCCAATGTCGACAAACTCAACACGTTATTTGCCCACTACCAGACGATCCTGACTGCCGAGCTGGGCAAAATCGAAACTGATTTGAACCTGTTTGTCGAGCCGGCAGATCGACCTGCCGATGTTATGACCACAGCTGCCCAGCAGCGCCTACTAGCGGTGCTGAACGCCTGTCCGAACGGCGTGATCCGCATGAGCGATGAGATTGAAGGCGTCGTTGAAACCTCACTAAACGTCGGGGTGATCACAACTGAAGCAAACCAAGTGACAATCCTGTGTCTAGTTCGCTCACTGATTGACAGTGGTCGCAGCAACGTCGAGGGCATGCTCAAGGCCGTCGCTGAACTGGCTGGTGCAACATGCGAGTTCTCCGGCGCTTACCCGGGCTGGAAGCCGGATGCCGACTCTGAAGTCATGCACCTGTTCCGTGAAACCTATGAGTCAATCTATGGGAAGAAACCGAACATCATGGTGATCCATGCCGGTCTGGAATGTGGCCTGTTTAAAGAGCCGTACCCGAACATGGATATGATCTCTTTCGGGCCGACCATCAAGTTCCCGCACTCTCCGGATGAGAAGGTCAATATTGAAACCGTTGGTCTGTTCTGGGAGCAAATGGTTGCGATCCTGAAAAATATCCCGGTCAAAGCGTAAACCGCGCTTTCCCGCAAGACGAAGGCGAGTGTAATACTCGCCTTTTTATCGCCTGTGCCCCCTGCCCTGCCGAGGCTAAAATCCTTCGAAAGACAGCTGCTGTGCTTTGATCCCCTGCTCTAGCCCGACGCTGATCCCAATCAAGCGAATTTCCCGATCCTGCTGCCGGGTCAACGCTTCTGTTAACAGCCCGACAAACTGTGCTTTATCCAGCTGGTGCTGGGTATGCTCGACCGTGGTCTGCTGAAAATCGGCAAATTTAACTTTCACGCCCTGCTTGGCAATATTCAGCGCTGGCCTGACCCGGCGCAGGCGTTTTTCAAGCTCCGGGTATAGCCGCTCAACCACTTCCCAGCACTGTTCATAACTGCTGATATTCTGGGCAAAGGTGCGCTCAACCCCGACCGACTTGCGCTCGCGCTCAACCACCACCTCGCGCTCATCAATCCCATGCGCGCGCGACCAGAGCGACTGACCGAACTTGCCAAACTGCTTGAGCAGTAAATGCCGGTCATACTGTTGAACATCCCGCCCGACGTACAGACCTTTCTCATGCAATTTCTGGATGGTTACCTTGCCGACACCCGGGATCTTTTCAAGCTTAAGAGTGGCGACAAAATCCGGCACCTCTTCAGGGATCACCACAAACTGACCATCCGGCTTATTCAGATCGGAAGCGATCTTGGCAATAAATTTAACTGGCGCAATGCCGGCTGACGCCGTCAGATCCAGCTCCTCGCGGATCGCCCGGCGAATATCCTGCGCAATCAGCGTCGCGGAGCCATGCAGCTGCTCACACTCTGTCACGTCCAGGTAAGCTTCATCCAGAGAGAGCGGTTCGATTTTATCAGTATAACGCTGGAATACGGCCCGGATCTGGCGCGAGACTGATTTGTAGACTTCCATCCGGCCCGGAACCAATGTCAGATGGGGACACAGTTGCATTGCTTTGGCTGTCGGCATCGCCGAGCGTACACCGTATTCACGGGCCAGGTAGTTACAGGTACTGAGCACACCACGCTGCTCTGAGCGGCCACCAATGGCAATGGGTACCTCCTTCAGTGCCGGATTATCCCGCATTTCAACCGCCGCAAAAAAGCAATCCATATCAACATGGATGATTTTGCGCGGGTACTGTTGAGGAGAAGAAGGGTTAGCCATGTCCGCTCAATACTCATCATCGATCGCAGCGCGCCGCGAACGTCAGGTAACTGTTTTTATATACAGTAACCATTATAGTGAGTGAAGCGTATCATGGGAAGCCGCAGAGCTGAAAAACAACAACCCCGGCGAACGCCGGGGTTGGTTTCGTTTCACTCAGCGCGAAGAATCAAATAATCTGATTCTTCTTCCACTCTGCAGCACGAGCCGCACGGGCTTCACGGCGCTTACGGGCATCGCATGGTTCCGGACAATCACATTCCTTCTCAATCCCGATACTGCCCAAACCACCACAGCTACCGCTGACAGTTTTGCGTTGGAAAATGTACCCGACCGCCATCGCCGCGATCACCAGAATAAAAACCGCAAAGGTCGTTAAATAGACAACCATGATAATTCTCTACTTCTTCTGCAAATAAGGAACGAAAGCACTCGAGGTAAACTCGCTGAAACCTTCGTCAGTTTTTACCACCAGCAACACAGGCAAGTTTTCCTGCTCCGCCAGGGCCAGAGATTTTTCTTTTCCCATCACCGAGAACGCAGTCGCCAGGGCATCCGCCGTCATACTGGACGGGTGCAGCACGCTGACAGAAACCACGCGATTGGTGATCGGTTGACACGTTTTCGGATCGATCAAGTGCGAGTAGCGTACACCATCTTGCTCAAAATAGTTCCGATAATCGCCGGAAGTCGCAACCGCCATATCCCCGGGCTCAATAATTTCCTGTACAGCCCGACTACCATCTTCGGTCGGCTTCTCAATCGCGATCCGCCACGGTGCCCCTTCCTTGTTATGCCCCTTCAGACGCAGCTCACCACCGATTTCGACCAGGTAGTCCGACACCTGCAGCTCATCAAAATAGTCCGCGACCACATCCACGCCATAACCTTTCGCAATCGAGGACAAATCCACGTACAGATCCGGAATGCCTTTTTGCAGCGACTCACCATGAACCGATAAATGACGGATCCCAACCCGCTGTTGACGCTCGGCGATTTCCTCCGCGGTCGGGCTTCTTTCCGGACGCGCTTCCGGGCCAAAGCTCCACAAATTGACCACCGGGCCAATAGTAACATCTAACGCACCGTCGGTCAGCTTTGCCAAGCGAATCGCTTCGCTGACCACTTTCGCTGTCGCAGCTGAAACCGGCACCGGCGCTGTCGAGCGCGACTGATTAAATTGGCTGAGCTCGGAATGCTTACGGTAGGTCGACATCTGATCATTGACCAGCTCCAGACGGCGATCAATTTCGGCCTGAATCTCTGACGATGGCGGTAAACCTTCCTGCTTAATCAACTTAATTGAGTAATAAGTCCCCATCGTCGAGCCGTTCAAGTGGATCATCTCCCGCTGATCGCTACAAGCCGACATCGTCAACACAAGGGCAAACAAGAGCACACATTTGCTCAAGAACGTCTTCATTCAACAACTCCAACGATACAATACAGAGTACACCTCTGCATCAAACCGATAAAAGCAGCAAGCTGCTGCAAGCTTCAGGACGAAAAAAGGCTGACCCAAACGGGTCAGCCATAGTTTACATCGAGTGGGCTAGTTAGCCACCGAAGTCATCCAGCAGGATGTTTTCGTCTTCAACACCAAGGTCTTTCAGCATGCCAATCACGGCTGCGTTCATCATTGGTGGACCACACATGTAGTATTCACAGTCTTCCGGTGCTTCGTGATCTTTCAGGTAGTTTTCATAAAGCACGTTGTGAATGAAGCCTGTGTAGCCGTTCCAGTTGTCTTCCGGTAGCGGATCAGACAGGGCACAGTGCCAAACGAAGTTATCGTTTTCAGCCTGCAGCATGTCAAAGTCTTCTACGTAGAACATTTCACGCTTAGAACGGGCACCGTACCAGAACGACATCTTACGATCAGAGTTCAGGCGCTTGAGCTGGTCAAAGATGTGAGAACGCATTGGTGCCATACCTGCACCACCACCGACGAAGACCATCTCTGCATCCGTGTCTTTCGCGAAGAACTCACCAAACGGACCTGAAATCGTACACTTGTCACCTTCTTTCAACGACCAGATGTACGAGGACATGATGCCCGGTGGTACGTCTGGGTTGTTCGGCGGCGGCGTCGCGATCCGCACGTTCAGCATGATAATGCCTTCTTCTTCCGGGTAGTTCGCCATGGAATACGCACGAATCGTCTCTTCATTGACTTTTGACTCGTAGCGGAACAGGTTGAACTTCTCCCAGTCCTCACGGTATTCCTCAGGAATATCGTAGTCGGCATACTTCACGTGGTGAGCCGGCGCTTCAATCTGGATGTAACCACCAGCACGGAACGGTACAGACTCGCCATCCGGGATTTGCAGCTTCAGCTCTTTGATGAATGTCGCTTTGTTATCGTTAGAGATAACCGTACATTCCCACTTCTTCACACCGAAGATTTCTTCCGGCAGCTCGATATCCATGTCGGTCTTCACGTTGACCTGACAGGCCAGACGCTCCCCTTCACGGGCTTCACCTTTGGTGATGTGGTCAAGCTCAGTCGGCAGGATGTCACCGCCACCTGATTTCACTTTCACCCGGCACTGGCCACATGAACCACCACCACCACACGCAGATGATACGAAAATACCGTTTCCTGCCAGTGCACCTAGCAGTTTGCTACCCGCAGCGGTTGTAATCGCTTTTTCCGGGTCGCCATTGACTGAGATAGTAATGTCACCTGATGGTACCAGCTTGGATTTAGCGAACAGAATCACTAATACCAGAGCCAGGATAATCAGGGTGAACATGACTACGCCAAGAATAATATCCATTGATTATTCCTTTTATCCTGTTTACAGCTGAACACCGGAGAAGGACATAAAGCCCAACGCCATAAGGCCGACAGAGATGAAAGTGATGCCCAGGCCACGCAGACCGGCAGGAACATCAGAGTACTTCATCTTCTCGCGAATCCCCGCAAGAGCTACGATTGCCAGCATCCAACCGATACCAGAACCGAAACCGTATACCACAGATTCAGCAAAGTTATAGTCACGCTGTACCATGAAAGCTACACCGCCGAAAATCGCACAGTTCACGGTGATCAACGGCAGGAAGATCCCGAGCGCGTTATAGAGCGGCGGGAAGAAACGGTCCAGAATCATTTCAAGAATCTGTACCAGGGCCGCAATCACCCCGATGAAGGTGATGAAGTTCAGGAAGCTGAGGTCAACACCTTGAACCAGCGCGCCATCTTTCAGCAACAGGTTGTAAACCAGGTTGTTGACCGGAATCGCGATCGTCAGTACAACGGTAACCGCAATCCCCAGACCGAAAGAGGTCTTCACTTTCTTGGAAACCGCCAGGAAAGTACACATCCCGAGGAAGAATGACAGCGCCATGTTCTCGATAAAGATCGAGCGAACTAGCAGGCTTAGATAATGTTCCATGTTCCCCTTACTCCTTCGCTTCTACTTGTTCTGGACGGAAGGTACGGATAGCCCAGATCAGGAAACCAATCAGGAAGAAAGCAGACGGCGCCAGCAGCATAATGCCGTTTGGCTGGTACCAGCCACCTTCTGAAATCAGTGGCAGCACCTGCGCACCAAACAGTTTTCCTGAGCCCAGCAGCTCACGGAAGAAACCGACTGTGATCAGAACAAAACCGTAGCCCAGACCGTTGCCGATACCATCGAGCAGTGATGGCAGTGGCGCTGATTTCATGGCATATGCTTCTGCGCGACCCATCACGATACAGTTGGTGATGATCAGACCAACGAAGACAGAAAGCTGCTTCGAAATATCATACACCGTCGCTTTCAGGATCTGGTCAACCAGGATTACCAGAGAAGCGATGATTGCCATTTGGGCAATAATACGCACACTGCTTGGAATGTGGTTGCGGATCAGCGATACGAAAAAGTTCGAAAACGCCGTTACGAAGGTTACTGCCAGCGTCATTACGAAGGCTGTTTCCAGTTTGGTGGTCACAGCCAGTGCAGAACATACCCCCAGGATCTGCAGCGCGATCGGGTTATTACTGATCAGCGGACCAAACAGGACCTTCTTCATTTCTTTAGTATCAGCCATTGTTCAGGCCTCCCTCACGAACCTTAGCCAGGAACGGACCAAAGCCGTTTTCACCCAGCCAGAATTTGAAGGTATTCTCGACACCATTACTTGTCAGCGTTGCACCTGACAGACCATCGATACCATGCTCACTACCTTCCGGTGCGCCGCCTTTCACGACACGGATAGCCGGCTGACCGTTTTCATCAAACAGTTTTTTGCCTTCCCACTGTGCACGCCACTTCGGGTTCTCAACTTCGCCACCCAGACCGGCGGTTTCACCCTGCTGGTAGTAAGTGATGCCCGATACCGTGTTGCCGTCGGTTTCAACTGCAACAAAGGCGTACATCATCGACCACAGACCATTGCCGTGAACTGGCAGGATCAATTTATCCACACCATTGTTGGTGTCGCGTACCAGGTACACCTTGGCAACATCGGCACGGCGAATGATTTTGCCGAAATCGACAGCCGGATCCAGCTTCTCTGACTGTGCCGGCGTTTTCGCGGCATTACGCTGGTCATACTCAGCAGGCGTCAGACCGTCCACAGACTCAACGAAGTTGCCTGTATCCAGGTCTACCAGGCGAGGCTCAATGAACTGCTCGTAAGTCTCTGTGACGTTGATGCCATCTTGCAGAAGGCCGGCAACGGACAGAATATTACGCTGCACATCCAGCTTGGCGTTGTATTGCTGCATTGGACGCAGCATCACTGCTGCAGTTGAAACCACGATCGAGCACACCAGGCTCAGCGTGATAACAACAATCAGCGTCTTTTTAATGCTATCGTTATTACTTGACATGACGAGCCAGTCTCCGTTTGATGTTGCCCTGAACTACTAGGTTGTCAAATAGAGGTGCAAACAGGTTTGCAAACAGGATTGCCAGCATCATACCTTCCGGGAATGCCGGGTTCACCACACGAATCAAAACAGCCATCACACCGATCAGTGCACCGTACCACCATTTACCTTTGTTGGTGAAAGCAGCAGAGACTGGGTCGGTCGCCATGAACATCATCCCGAATGCAAAGCCACCCAGAACCAGGTGCCAGTGCCATGGCATGCTGAACATCGCGTTGGTGTCAGAACCAATGATGTTGAACAGAGTCGCCGTTGCTATCATCCCGATCATGGTACCGGCAATGATGCGCCAGGAAGCAATCCCCATGAACACGATCATCGAAGCACCCAGCACGATAAACAGCGTCGAAACTTCACCAATTGAACCCGGGATACGGCCGATGAAAGCATCCATCCAGCTGATCGCTTCGCCGGTCACGGTGTTGATCAGCGCAGATTGACCGCCGTTCGCCCACTGGCTCAGTGCTGTTGCGCCTGAGAACCCGTCGGCTGCAGTCCAAACCAGATCACCAGAGATCTGAGCCGGGTATGCAAAGAACAGGAATGCACGGCCTGCCAGCGCAGGGTTGAGGAAGTTACGGCCTGTACCACCAAAGATTTCTTTCGCAACCACAACACCGAAGGTGATCCCCAGCGCGGCTTGCCATAGTGGAAGTGTTGGTGGCACGATCAGCGCAAACAGGATCGAGGTCACGAAGAAACCTTCGTTGACTTCGTGCTTACGGACCATACAGAACAGGACTTCCCAGACCCCACCGACAGCAAACACTGTCGCGTAGATAGGCAGGAAGAAGGTCGCACCCAGCAGCATCTTGCTGCCCCAACCGGCGTCGGCAGCCAGGGTTCCACCCAGCATTTGTGTCAACCAGTAGTGCCAGTCCCCTGCGATCACCGCAGCCAGTTGCTCACCAGCATACATGTGGTTCAGGGCAACAATTGCCTGGTGACCTGTATTGTACATACCCCAGAACATAGCTGGGAATACGGCAAACCACACCATAATCATGATGCGCTTCAGATCGATGTTATCACGAACGTGAGCACCGGTACGCGTCACCTGGCCTGGGGTATACAGCAGCGTGG
It includes:
- a CDS encoding Na(+)-translocating NADH-quinone reductase subunit C, with amino-acid sequence MSSNNDSIKKTLIVVITLSLVCSIVVSTAAVMLRPMQQYNAKLDVQRNILSVAGLLQDGINVTETYEQFIEPRLVDLDTGNFVESVDGLTPAEYDQRNAAKTPAQSEKLDPAVDFGKIIRRADVAKVYLVRDTNNGVDKLILPVHGNGLWSMMYAFVAVETDGNTVSGITYYQQGETAGLGGEVENPKWRAQWEGKKLFDENGQPAIRVVKGGAPEGSEHGIDGLSGATLTSNGVENTFKFWLGENGFGPFLAKVREGGLNNG
- a CDS encoding NADH:ubiquinone reductase (Na(+)-transporting) subunit B yields the protein MSLKNFLEQIEPHFEPGGKHEKWFALYEAVATLLYTPGQVTRTGAHVRDNIDLKRIMIMVWFAVFPAMFWGMYNTGHQAIVALNHMYAGEQLAAVIAGDWHYWLTQMLGGTLAADAGWGSKMLLGATFFLPIYATVFAVGGVWEVLFCMVRKHEVNEGFFVTSILFALIVPPTLPLWQAALGITFGVVVAKEIFGGTGRNFLNPALAGRAFLFFAYPAQISGDLVWTAADGFSGATALSQWANGGQSALINTVTGEAISWMDAFIGRIPGSIGEVSTLFIVLGASMIVFMGIASWRIIAGTMIGMIATATLFNIIGSDTNAMFSMPWHWHLVLGGFAFGMMFMATDPVSAAFTNKGKWWYGALIGVMAVLIRVVNPAFPEGMMLAILFANLFAPLFDNLVVQGNIKRRLARHVK
- a CDS encoding NADH:ubiquinone reductase (Na(+)-transporting) subunit D, with amino-acid sequence MADTKEMKKVLFGPLISNNPIALQILGVCSALAVTTKLETAFVMTLAVTFVTAFSNFFVSLIRNHIPSSVRIIAQMAIIASLVILVDQILKATVYDISKQLSVFVGLIITNCIVMGRAEAYAMKSAPLPSLLDGIGNGLGYGFVLITVGFFRELLGSGKLFGAQVLPLISEGGWYQPNGIMLLAPSAFFLIGFLIWAIRTFRPEQVEAKE
- the nqrE gene encoding NADH:ubiquinone reductase (Na(+)-transporting) subunit E — translated: MEHYLSLLVRSIFIENMALSFFLGMCTFLAVSKKVKTSFGLGIAVTVVLTIAIPVNNLVYNLLLKDGALVQGVDLSFLNFITFIGVIAALVQILEMILDRFFPPLYNALGIFLPLITVNCAIFGGVAFMVQRDYNFAESVVYGFGSGIGWMLAIVALAGIREKMKYSDVPAGLRGLGITFISVGLMALGFMSFSGVQL